The Mobula birostris isolate sMobBir1 chromosome 6, sMobBir1.hap1, whole genome shotgun sequence genome has a window encoding:
- the psmg1 gene encoding proteasome assembly chaperone 1 isoform X1, whose product MATFFGEVVSVFSRAVDEEDEDEDEEIRNELAGRRGISIQWSPESRMSSEDTASRSIPCSTFLVAVGENAVGFLNSFVQCSGSWEIIGAVRLWNERITRKDPVDKQFPSDSSCLLYRLTSNPTILTCHCNCYVAEDQLFQWAEKVFENVQKRSLNVIVLSCSSVTEYKSSKSIPSIPVPFLRALKTRALQETPHCQLLEQPNVISGLPAAVLTYCQAREIPAVLYHCYSDITTLDTLTIEAFKPVLACRSLNTLVKDNSRSAEILKQLVDANKIQSNLYT is encoded by the exons ATGGCCACGTTTTTCGGGGAGGTTGTATCCGTCTTCTCCCGGGCGGTGGACGAGGAGGACGAAGATGAGGATGAGGAGATCAGAAATGAGTTGGCGGGGCGCAG AGGTATTTCCATCCAGTGGAGTCCGGAGAGCAGGATGTCGAGTGAAGACACGGCCAGCCGGAGTATCCCTTGCTCAACTTTTCTGGTTGCTGTTGGAGAGAATGCTGTTG GGTTTCTGAACTCGTTTGTGCAGTGCAGTGGGAGTTGGGAGATCATCGGAGCTGTTAGATTATGGAATGAGCGAATTACGAGAAAAGACCCTGTGGATAAGCAGTTTCCATCAGATTCATCATGCCTTCTCTACCGACTGACGTCCAACCCAACA ATTCTGACTTGCCATTGCAACTGCTATGTGGCTGAGGATCAGCTTTTCCAGTGGGCTGAGAAG GTTTTCGAAAATGTCCAGAAAAGGAGCCTAAATGTCATAGTTCTGTCATGTTCATCTGTTACTGAATATAAATCATCCAAGTCCATTCCGAGCATCCCTGTACCATTTCTTCGAGCCCTGAAGACAAGAGCACTGCAGGAGACTCCCCACTGCCAGTTACTAGAACAGCCCAACGTCATCTCTGGGCTCCCAGCAGCAG TTCTGACCTACTGTCAGGCTCGAGAGATTCCTGCTGTACTCTACCATTGCTATAGTGATATTACAACATTAGATACTTTGACAATAGAAGCCTTTAAGCCAGTGCTTGCCTGTAGGAGCTTGAATACTTTGGTAAAG GATAATTCCCGAAGTGCGGAAATACTGAAACAGCTAGTAGATGCCAACAAGATCCAGAGCAACCTGTATACATGA
- the psmg1 gene encoding proteasome assembly chaperone 1 isoform X2: MATFFGEVVSVFSRAVDEEDEDEDEEIRNELAGRRGISIQWSPESRMSSEDTASRSIPCSTFLVAVGENAVGFLNSFVQCSGSWEIIGAVRLWNERITRKDPVDKQFPSDSSCLLYRLTSNPTVFENVQKRSLNVIVLSCSSVTEYKSSKSIPSIPVPFLRALKTRALQETPHCQLLEQPNVISGLPAAVLTYCQAREIPAVLYHCYSDITTLDTLTIEAFKPVLACRSLNTLVKDNSRSAEILKQLVDANKIQSNLYT; the protein is encoded by the exons ATGGCCACGTTTTTCGGGGAGGTTGTATCCGTCTTCTCCCGGGCGGTGGACGAGGAGGACGAAGATGAGGATGAGGAGATCAGAAATGAGTTGGCGGGGCGCAG AGGTATTTCCATCCAGTGGAGTCCGGAGAGCAGGATGTCGAGTGAAGACACGGCCAGCCGGAGTATCCCTTGCTCAACTTTTCTGGTTGCTGTTGGAGAGAATGCTGTTG GGTTTCTGAACTCGTTTGTGCAGTGCAGTGGGAGTTGGGAGATCATCGGAGCTGTTAGATTATGGAATGAGCGAATTACGAGAAAAGACCCTGTGGATAAGCAGTTTCCATCAGATTCATCATGCCTTCTCTACCGACTGACGTCCAACCCAACA GTTTTCGAAAATGTCCAGAAAAGGAGCCTAAATGTCATAGTTCTGTCATGTTCATCTGTTACTGAATATAAATCATCCAAGTCCATTCCGAGCATCCCTGTACCATTTCTTCGAGCCCTGAAGACAAGAGCACTGCAGGAGACTCCCCACTGCCAGTTACTAGAACAGCCCAACGTCATCTCTGGGCTCCCAGCAGCAG TTCTGACCTACTGTCAGGCTCGAGAGATTCCTGCTGTACTCTACCATTGCTATAGTGATATTACAACATTAGATACTTTGACAATAGAAGCCTTTAAGCCAGTGCTTGCCTGTAGGAGCTTGAATACTTTGGTAAAG GATAATTCCCGAAGTGCGGAAATACTGAAACAGCTAGTAGATGCCAACAAGATCCAGAGCAACCTGTATACATGA